In the genome of Nomascus leucogenys isolate Asia chromosome 12, Asia_NLE_v1, whole genome shotgun sequence, the window TCCAGGAGGGCTGAGAATGTGTCTTTTCTTTGatactcacacctgtaattaatGCTTAATATGTGTCCATGCTGACAAAGCAGATCATTTGGGTAAAGGCTGTGAATTAATAGATTGTGTTCAGAAAACTAATTGTTcagaaaatgttcatttattttcatatgttttataattGTGCATTTTTTCTATCAGTAAATTAGCAACCTTGTTgatacaataataatatttagtgAATGTTTACTGTATGTCAGGTACTTTATAAAGTACCCTGTATAAATTATCCCATTTGTGAATATTTATTCACAACTACCAATGAGATATGTactgtctttaatctcttttttAGCTGGGGAAACTAAAACTTAAACTAAGGCTTAAGTGGCTTGCCTGTGGTTACAGTATGGCAAAGATTTAAGCCCTGTGTTAGCCACTCTGCTGAGGTATGTTGCCTCCCTTATCTGCCTGCTAAGGAGTTCCTTCCATGTGGTATAAATAattgaaggggtggcctgcccctccacacctgtgggtatttctagttgggtgggacgagagactgagaaaagaaataagacacagagacaaagtatagagaaacaatAGTAGGCCCAGGGGAACGACGCTCAGCATACCAAGGACCTGCACCGGCACAGGTCTttgagttccctcagtttttattgattattatcttcattattttagtaaaaaggaatgtagtaggagggcagggtgataataaggagaaggtcagcaacaAACATGTGAGCAATagaatctatgtcataattaagttcaagggaaggtactatgacTGGACATACATGtaagccagatttatgtttctctccacccaaacatctcagtggagtaaagagtaacaaggcagcattgctgcaAATATGTCTTGCCTCCCACCATAGAgcggtttttctcctatctcagaattgaacaaatgtacagtcgagttttataccgagacattcagttcccaggggcaggcaggagacagtggccttcctctatctcaactgcaagaggctttcctcttttactaatccatctcagcacagaccctttatgggtggtgggctgggggacggtcaggtctttctcatcccacgaggccatatttcagactatcacatggggagaaaccttggacaataccccactttcaagggcagaggtccctgcagctttccacagtgcattgtgcccctggtttattgagactagagaatggcgatgacttttaccaagtatactgcttgtaaacattttgttaacaaggcatgtcctgcacagccctagatcccttaaaccttaaTTTCATATaacacatgtttctgtgagctcCAGATTGGATCAAAGTGGTTgggtcaaagtggctggggcGAAGCTACCaattaacaacatctcagcaaagcaattatttaaagtacaggtctttttcaaaatggagtctcttatgtcttccctttctacatagacacagtaacagtctgatctctctttcttttccctacaatAACATACATTACAATGAGTTGGGAAATAAATGTCTCTCCAAGACTGAAGCCCCAAACCCAAACCATGAAAACTGACTATGAGGAATCAAAAGCTTCAATGGATCAATAGGGATTAATATGGCAGAAAAAAGTATTGACTAAATGTTGAGTCATACAAAACAGAATATAGCTATTTAGCAGCTAGTACTGAATATCAGAAGCATAACtgcaatattttctatttaagacAATTTCAGAATGTTACCAATTCAAATTCAAATACACCAATAATGGACCACTCATGGACTTCATAAGGTATTgttctaaagttttctttttgtattacaGATTACCACTTATTCATATTAATGCTATATAGCTAAACTTCAGGATTCATTCTGAAACTGCGGGGACATCCCCAATTAATCATCAAGATGTGGCTATGCAAAATGGAGTGGTGGCTTGGAGTAACTTCAAGCCGGGATTCTGTGGCTAATAATAAGCAATTTTAATTGTGGAAAGAGAACTTAGGTgattagaaatatagaaatataattttaaaacatcatttgcTTTCTTTAAACACTTCATATAAAATGCACTTAAgtaaaattaagttattatttatagcaatgatattaatattaaaattttataatagtgACATTAAAACACATGGTAACTTTCAAGTTGACAGCTTAATACTATAATAGAAATAACGATCTCAAATAGTTAAAATGTAAAGTTATGATATTAGAAGCAAcaggttttataaaataaattaatatgtgaTTCTCTTCTAGTAAAAACCAAAGCAATGAATCTAGCATGTCATCTACTGACACCAAGAAAGCAAGCATTCTCCTCATTCGCAAGATTTATATCCTAATGCAAAATCTGGGGCCTTTACCTAATGATGTTTGTTTGACCATGAAACTTTTTTACTACGATGAAGGTACTGTTTGCAATACATCCTGTTTCAGTTGGTACCTATGTTTTATCATTATTGAAACAATTGGTTTccattccaaatatttttagcatctaaattttttgaaattataaaatttacacTTAATATCACCAAGAAAGAAAGATTTGCAAAATTAAGCTTTAAGATAGATACTTCTCTAGTGATAGGAACATATCCATGTGAAGTATAACCTCACTCAAATTTAACAATGAGTTAACAGTTTTCACTTATCAGATTGGTAAAACATGTTAATCCATTATTGATAAGGATGTGGGGAaacaggaacttttttttttgtttttttgtttttttgagacggagtctcgctctgtcacccaggctggagtgcagtggcgcaatctcggctcactgcaagctccgcctcccgggttcacgccattctcctgcctcagcctctccgagtagctgggacaacaggcgcccgccaccacgacagagtcttgctctgtctcccaggctgtggagttcagtggcacaatcttggctcactgcagcctccacctcctcgggtcaagcgattctcctgcctcagcctcctgagtagctgggactacaggcgctcgccaccatgtctggctaatttttgtatttttagtacagacggggtttcacggtgttggccaggctagtcttgaactcctgatctcaagtgattcacccgccttggcctcccaaagtactgggataacaggcgtgagccaccgcacccggccgagcaGGCACTTTTATACACTCGAGGGACTGTATACAGGTGCAACATTTTTAGAGGACAATTTGGcagtatcaaaattttaaatgcacattATCTTTAATCCAGAAATTCTATagtgagaaaaatatattgaaaatataattgtGCAAATACGCAAAGTTATATAAGGATTTTGATTATAGCATTGGCTAAAATAGgaacaaactggaaacaacttgAGTGTCCTTCATTGGGGACtgagtaaataaattatggtCCATCTGCATAATAGAATACTACACAAGCCGTTAAAAAGAAGGTGCTGATAAATTACGTTATCCAAGATATATTATTAAGTTAAAACCAGCTAGATATGGAACGGTATGCgctcatttgtgttttttaaggaattttatatatatttcctaaaaCCTATGtaaatatgaaatatcttttattatatGCATGTCTTCTAGAAGAACATAAAGCAACAAAAAtgacaactaacatttattgagtatttactatgtgccagttcTGTTCTCAACATTTTACAACACTTTATTTTATTCCCACAAtgaccctatgaagtaggtactattattttcaccatttgacagatgagaaaatcaaatCAGGGATGATGAAtaatttactcaaggtcacagacagtcaagtgaagaaaacaaagcttACCTTTAGGGAATAAAATGGGGACTTGGACATAGTAGGAGAGTAATTCTTATGTTTTACCTTATGCCCTTATATACTATTTGAAATACCTGCAatctgcatgtgtttttataataataataatattttctttaatttcatgaACAGCACAGTTTACACTTACTTTTTTGCAGTTACACCCCCAGATTACCAGCCTCCCGGTTTTAAGGATGGTGATTGTGAAGGAGTTATATTTGAAGGGGAGCCTATGTATTTAAATGTGGGAGAAGTCTCAACACCTTTTCACATCTTCAAAGTAAAAGTGACCACTGAGAGAGAACGAATGGAAAATATTGATTCAACTATACTAtcaccaaaacaaataaaaacaccatTTCAAAAAATCCTGAGGGACAAAGATGTAGAAGATGAACAGGAGCATTATACAAGTGTAAGTGTAATTCAAGAGTTATaaagaacaataataacaaatgttTGACTCAATTCTGAAGATTTTTCATAGCTCCCATTAACATTTGTGTAAATTCTGTATTATAATCATAAACTCAAGGTTGAAACGGAGCTTAAAGTCTAGGCCTatggttttaaaactttttacttAGCCCAAACAACACTGTACTAGAACTTAAAAGCACAACTATTCTGGTTGAAGCAGGGAACGTTCCTGGAGGCTCTGCCACTCCCTATGTCACTTACCTTCATAGTGGACTCTGAGGAAACCCCTAGGACTCTAGGGCATAATTTGAAAAGCATTGCACTAGTCTAACTCCCGGCTAATGATGGAATCTTTTCTACAGCATCCCTAAGTGTTCAGGTAGCCTGTGCTTGAATTTCTCTAGGGCCTGGAAAGTCACTGCTCTGAAGCAGCCTGGAAGTTCCTGGAAGTCAGGAAAAGTGTCTCACTCAACTTTTTAATCATCCTGTGCCTAGCACTTGGATTTCTAGTTAGTGCGTCCTAAGTATTAGTcgagtgaatggatgaatagaaGTATAAAAGAGTTTTTTTGTTGCCTCACTTCCAGCAAATGTGAAAGTCATTATTGCTTTAATCTTTCAAGCATTAACATTATATTCTTTAATCTCACCTCTCTTGTATTCTCTGTCTCAATTTATTCTAAATTATGACTACAGTACTTATGTACAGAGATTCACTATTCTGATTAGGCTGTCTGACCACATCTTTACACATGGAAAATTCAATCAATTTTCAACCAATTCagtcaaagaaaaaaacttttttctaagACCTAAATCCCAGTCTTGCTTTATAACAAATATGGCTGAGGTGTCTGtagcattctttaaaatatttaaatctctttcaCATGTATCACAAAGGGAACAATAATTGTAATGTAGACATTAAGCCTGTTGCAATTTCTACCATAACACGACTGAGCTTATCCTTCAATAACTCTCTGAAGAGTTTttattacttatatatatatatataaggatatatatatatatatatatgtatatatggttttttttggtttttttttgagacagagtttcgctcttgttgcccaggctggaatgcaatggcacgatctcagctcacagcaacctcctcctcccgggttcaagcgattctcctgcctcagcttcccaagtagctgggattacaggcatgtgccaccatgcctgactaattttgtatttttagtagagacagggtttatccatgttggtcaggctagtctcgaactcttgacctcaggtgatccgcccacctctgcctcccaaagtgctgggattacaggcatgagccaccacgcctggccgaaagttgtatatttttatcatttgtccTTAAAGCAACCctgcaaaataaagaaaaatagtattttatactttatttggATTAATAAATTGCCTTTTGATAGTAATTCTAGGAGCACTTGTATTTCTAGCAAGCATAAGGTAGTTGTAGGTTTTTGGggttttctggtttgtttgttttgttttgttttgttttttgagacagagtcttgctctgttgcccaggctggagtgcagtggcagatcttggttcactgcaacctctagcctcctgggttcaaggtattcttctgcctcagcctcctgagtagctgggattacaagcgtgtgccaccacaccgggctaatttttgtatttttggtagagacgggatttcaccatgttagccaggctggtctccatctcctgaccccaagtgatctgcccacctcagcctcccaaagcgctgggattacaggcgtaagccattgcGCCGGGCCTGGGTTTTttcgtttgtttcttttttagtcagggtcttgttctgtctcccaggctggagcgcagtgggaTGATTATggctactgcagcctcaaacttctgggctcaagcgatcctctcacctcagcctcaggtGACAgaaacatgccaccacacctggctaatttttaaaattttttcatagagacgaggtctcatcATATTGTCCAGGCTAATCTGTAACTACTAGtcttaagcaatcttccctccatggccttcaaaagtgctaggaatacaagcatgagccaccatgcccggccagtagtTTTATATTCTATTTAGCCTTCACATGAAACAAATTTGTCCATAAATGCTTTCTGCTCAGTTGTTTTACTTCCTTCTTGAAatgtgtcaatttttttcttcacataattatgTAGGATGATTTGGACATTGAAACTAAAAtggaagaacaggaaaaaaaccCTGCATCTTCTGAACTTGGCGGTAAGAAGTTAATGAAAATGTACATTAACTCACTTCCAACTCAATTTTATACccgtgtaactttttttttcttttttttacagaaCCAAGTTTAGTTTGTGAGGAAGATGAAATTATGAGGTCTAAAGAAAGTCCAGATCTTTCCATTTCTCATTCTCGGGTATAAACTTGATAGTCCCatctcacttttgttttgttcacaGGACAGTTGCTTatatgctatttttttatttttcagattttcttattCCAGGtcttttagaataaaattcaatttttagaaTGCTTGTTATTAACTAAATCTGGAAATTATATGTTGGTGAATTTTGAGTATATTACTGGTGGATTTCTTTAGTAATAAACCTAAATACTATTGGTAGAATCTGAGAATTTCAGAGCTAGATAGAATCTTATGCAGTTATTTATGCTGCCCTGCTTTGTATTTATAAGtggaatatataatacatttgtgttgccTTGGagaatacatgttttattttgcttttcaaatatagTAAAATCCTGAAATAAGAGATTTAGGTAATATGACCTTGGAAATAATGTGATTGATGATTGATTGTCTTCCCCTGCCCAGCCCATTTCTCAAATAAATAGACTAAATTTCTTGTCTTCTGGAAGGGTGGTGCCTGGTAATCATTTGGCACTTTCTCAGTTCAGTGGTTGGCCAATTATGTAAAGTATCAGTTTCACTATCTTtacttttgtgctttttgtacAGTATGAACCAACTCAGAATTATTGGTTTTAACTTGACAAGACCCTAAATTTTATGTGGTTAAATTTTTGGACCCCATTTATTGTGTTATGAAAAGGTTTTATTATACTAagttatattttttgtaattattttcttttttaggttgAGCAGTTAGTCAATAAAACATCTGAACTTGATATGTCTGAAAGCAAAACAAGAAGTGGAAAAGTCTTTCagaataaaatggtaaatatctCTTTAGGTTTGTTTTCCGTTGTAACCTTGTAAATCTCCCCCATATGTgagtttaatatttcatttattagaCCAATATTTACTAAGTACCTATTATGTGTCAGGTACTTTACTAGGTGCTTAGGATATAACCTGAATAACACATACTTCTTGGTCTTAGCTAAAGTTTAGTAACTGGAAATAAACAAGCAATTATATAGAGCCATTATAGAAGTCTGAATAGGCTACACAGGCACAAAGAAAGGAATGGTTAATTTTACTGAAGGTATATTAAAGAGAGGGATCCAGGAAAGGTTTTGGGAAGAACTGATACTATCATCCAGACTCCCAGAGAAATTTCCTAGAATGCCAGAATGTTCCCAtgcttgatcttttttttctttttaaatttcatttaatttaagttccaagatacatgtgcaggacgtgcaggtttgttacataggtaaacatgtgccatagtgatttgctgcacctatcaatctattacctaggtattaagccccacatgcattagctatttatcctaatgctctccctccctccaactccctgacaggccccagtgcgtattgttcccctctttgtgtccatgtgttctcattgtttagctaccacttataagcgagaacatgtggtgtttggttttctgttcctgtgttagtttgctgaggataatggcttccagctccatccatgtccctgcaaaggacatgatttcatttctttttatggctgcatattttctttatccagtctatcactgatgggcatgtgggttgattctgtctttgctattgtgaatagtggtgcagTGAACATACgggtgcatgtatctttgtaatagaatgatttatattcctctgggtatatacctagtaatgggattactgggtgaaatggtatttctggttctaggtctttgaagaatcaccacactgtcttccacaatggttgaactaatttacattccaaccaacagtgtaaaagtgttcctatttctccatcgcctcaccagcatctgttgtttcttaacttttaataatcaccattctgactggcatgagatggtatctcattgtggttttgatttgcatttctctaatgatcagtgatgttgagtgtttttcatatgtttgttggccacataaatgtcttcttttgagaagtgtctgttcatgtcctttacccactttttaatggggttgtttgtttttttcttgtaaatttgtgtaagttccttatagattctggatattagacctttgtcagatggatagattgcagaaattttctcccattctgtaagttctCTTCTCACTCtgaaaaatatggaatgcttcatgaatttgcatgtcatccttgtgcaAGGGACATGCTAATCTTCTCTATATCGttctaattttagtatatgtgctgctgaagtgagcacCATGCTCAATCTTATAAATTGAGTATCTTGTTAATAAGACATTACAAATTAATCTTTTGTATATATCTTGTATAAAACGAATCTCATAttcctaagggaaaaaaatcactgctTTATTTTAGCTTTTGGTATGAATTATACTACATCAAAATTCATATTTGATTTTAGACCTTTAAGTTACTCTCAAAGGTTCATTGGGGTGAAGaaaaagcattctgtaaaatacataaaatatccaAAGTTTAGGAAATAAATAGCTCACTCTGTTAGTGGTGTGCTGGAACATTTCTTCCCAACTCCTCACTCAGAAATATCATGTTGGTAGCTTAAATTGGACATGTTGGTAGTATTCACAGcacagaaatcagcaaatgccTCAAGGTTTGTTTCTCTCCTAGAGCTGgttattaaacatttatcagaACACTACTTATTATAGTGCCATTTTTAAGTGTCTTCCCCCACCCCTATTCTCAATGGGAAGTTAGAACTGGCAGAAGGCAGCATTCAGATGAGTATCTCATGAAAGCAAGAGATAAAGGAATGTCAAGATTTACTACTTCTAGAAGCAAAATGTTCATCCTAGCCAGTTTATATGTAGGATGAATAACCTTTACTAGGATATAGGGATAGAgaccagcattttaaaaattattaagcaaGATCTCCTTGTAATGTAACATTAAGATGCTTTGGggacataaatttatttctgaaattgcaCATGTTTTTGGATATGAACTCTGAGCCAGCGTACTCCTGATTTTGAGAATTATTACTGAATTATGGTTAGAAAAGggcaagaaatgaaaatattcattattatatATACTAAGGAATTATCATTGGAAAGCTCATTTCAAGCATCAGAAAAGAAGTATGTCCTTTTAGAGAATAGTTATATGACACCTAATCATTAGTCATTTTccaatattcattttaataactatatatacagtattattcacaatagccaaaagatgggaAAAACCTAAATatacatcaacagatgaatggataaaaaaatgtggtatattcatacatttGAAtatcagccataaaaataatgaagtgccaatacatgctacaacttaggtgaatcttgaaaacatgctaattAAAGGAAGTTACTCACAAAAGTCCACAattgtattattccattcatTTGAAAGTCAGAACTGGGAAAGTTATTGAGACAGTCTTAAGGCTGGTGGGAGGATGGCAGAATAAGAGAGTGATAGCTAAGGTATATGGGATTtgtttttggggtgatgaaagtgatctaaaattgattgtagtgatggttgtacaactctgtgaatgtactgaaaatcattgaattgtacacttataAATGGGTGAATCATATAGTATCTaaactatatctcaataaagctgttttttaaaaaaattgtatatccAGCGGGGCACtgtagctcattcctgtaatcccaacactttggcaggctgaggcaggaggatcgcttgaggccagaagtttcaggctgcagtgagccatgatggtgccactgcattccagcctgggtgacagagggagaccctgtccctaaaaagtaaataaataaatattgcatatCGTTGCATAAGATTGAAAAATCAAGTGGTGGCTGTTGTTTGAGAAATAACCAATTAGTAATTATTCTGTCTTTGTGGAGGCAAATGGAAATCAACCAGTAAAATCTTCCAAAGAAAATCGGAAGAGAAGTCAACAAGAATCTGGGAGAATAGTAAGTCTTATGGTAATGTATAGTTTGAATACAATGGCAAGGATCAGAATATCATTACTacagattaaatttaaaatgatgaatgtGATGTCTTTCGATGTACCTGAGAGTTCTGAtattcaattgtttttttttttttttttttttttttgagacggagtctcgctctgtcgcccaggctggagtgcagtggcacaatctcggctcactgcaagcttcacctcccgggttcacgccattctcctgcctcagcctctccgagtagctgggactacaggcgccagccaccacgcccggctaattttttgtatttttagtagagacggggtttcactgtggtctcgatctcctgacctcgtgatccgcctgcctcgtgatccgcctgcctcagcctcccaaagtgctgggattacaagcgtgagccaccgcgcacagcccaaattttgtttaaatgtattttgttctaAAAATCGAGGTGATTTTGAAATAAGATGCCCTATGTTGGTTTATTAGTTTTTTCCATGTAAACATCTCCTGTCTCATTCCATGAGTGATTTAAAGTAATTGGaggaatttataatatataaattaaaaatcggctgggcg includes:
- the HORMAD1 gene encoding HORMA domain-containing protein 1 isoform X2, with the translated sequence MATAQLQRTPMSALVFPNKISTEHQSLVLVKRLLAVSVSCITYLRGIFPECAYGTRYLDDLCVKILREDKNCPGSTQLVKWMLGCYDALQKKYVYTNPEDPQTISECYQFKFKYTNNGPLMDFISKNQSNESSMSSTDTKKASILLIRKIYILMQNLGPLPNDVCLTMKLFYYDEVTPPDYQPPGFKDGDCEGVIFEGEPMYLNVGEVSTPFHIFKVKVTTERERMENIDSTILSPKQIKTPFQKILRDKDVEDEQEHYTSDDLDIETKMEEQEKNPASSELGEPSLVCEEDEIMRSKESPDLSISHSRVEQLVNKTSELDMSESKTRSGKVFQNKMANGNQPVKSSKENRKRSQQESGRIVLHHFDSSSQESVPKRRKFSEPKEHI
- the HORMAD1 gene encoding HORMA domain-containing protein 1 isoform X1; amino-acid sequence: MATAQLQRTPMSALVFPNKISTEHQSLVLVKRLLAVSVSCITYLRGIFPECAYGTRYLDDLCVKILREDKNCPGSTQLVKWMLGCYDALQKKYLRMVVLAVYTNPEDPQTISECYQFKFKYTNNGPLMDFISKNQSNESSMSSTDTKKASILLIRKIYILMQNLGPLPNDVCLTMKLFYYDEVTPPDYQPPGFKDGDCEGVIFEGEPMYLNVGEVSTPFHIFKVKVTTERERMENIDSTILSPKQIKTPFQKILRDKDVEDEQEHYTSDDLDIETKMEEQEKNPASSELGEPSLVCEEDEIMRSKESPDLSISHSRVEQLVNKTSELDMSESKTRSGKVFQNKMANGNQPVKSSKENRKRSQQESGRIVLHHFDSSSQESVPKRRKFSEPKEHI